A region from the Bactrocera dorsalis isolate Fly_Bdor chromosome 1, ASM2337382v1, whole genome shotgun sequence genome encodes:
- the LOC109579482 gene encoding angiopoietin-4, with protein MLHFRKQLIFALLITAALQAPTISANRFEQTANDADYLTVIVDETMRNLVKQCNRSRRAETQTSELQQEQQVPVTLKQLGDLMEKTVRSLSDSFTKRLLLRFPKTCADILPPGVRDQDDVYSVHISGYTPINVYCLSDADGGCPWTVVHRRQDKNTEFNLRWPQYKAGFGDPYNSFFVGMQSLFWLTSDAPQELRIVMRLNSDSVDEIANYDHFVIGDEGDQYALKKVGKFTGNAADELTKLIGYKFRTRDRVGYCKGKEKVGGWWKEGCAKSKLNGMYAPTKWEEKQQDGIIWDNKTIVGMNYSLSYVHMAIRPKYCYKIKTEL; from the exons ATGTTGCATTTCAGGAAGCAATTGATTTTTGCATTGCTGATAACAGCTGCACTTCAAGCACCAACTATCTCCGCAAATCGTTTTGAACAAACAGCGAATGATGCAGATTACCTGACCGTCATTGTGGACGAAACAATGCGTAATTTGGTAAAGCAATGCAATAGAAGTAGAAGAGCGGAGACGCAAACCAG TGAACTGCAACAGGAACAACAAGTGCCAGTGACGCTGAAACAGTTGGGCGATCTAATGGAGAAAAC CGTACGTTCGCTAAGCGACTCCTTTACGAAGCGCCTGCTGTTGCGCTTTCCCAAAACCTGCGCGGACATACTACCACCAGGTGTGCGCGACCAAGACGATGTCTATAGCGTACACATATCCGGCTACACGCCAATCAACGTCTACTGTTTATCCGATGCGGATGGCGGTTGCCCTTGGACCGTCGTGCATAGACGGCAAGATAAGAATACCGAATTCAATCTCAGATGGCCTCAATATAAGGCGGGTTTTGGCGATCCCTATAATAGCTTTTTTGTTGGCATGCAATCACTGTTTTGGTTAACCAGCGATGCGCCGCAAGAATTGCGCATTGTCATGCGTCTGAATAGCGATAGTGTGGATGAGATTGCGAACTACGATCATTTTGTTATTGGCGATGAGGGTGATCAGTATGCTTTGAAAAAGGTGGGTAAGTTCACCGGTAATGCTGCGGATGAGTTGACTAAACTGATCGGTTACAAATTTCGTACGAGAGATCGCGTGGGTTATTGTAAAGGCAAGGAGAAGGTAGGCGGCTGGTGGAAGGAGGGTTGCGCCAAGAG TAAGTTAAATGGTATGTATGCGCCTACAAAATGGGAGGAAAAACAGCAAGATGGTATTATATGGGATAATAAGACCATTGTGGGCATGAATTACTCGCTGTCGTATGTGCATATGGCGATACGACCAAAATATTGCTACAAAATTAAAACGGAATTGTGA